One segment of Olsenella uli DSM 7084 DNA contains the following:
- a CDS encoding transglycosylase domain-containing protein, with translation MGIRTRRAHLHSRTHVFGFGVAGFFGFLALLVTALSISLGALVTQWLQDLPDYSSADAYLVAEPTTVYASDGSVIAEYYLQNRRSVELDAISPYVRQATVDIEDRRFYQHNGVDPQGIVRAVFVQLAGGSEGASTITQQLVRNTVLSDEQFEQSLKRKVREAYIAIQMEKMYTKDQILNMYLNTIYYGHGAYGIEAASMTYFNKHASDLTLAEAATLSGLPQSPSAYDPFSNPGAATTRRNLVLDWMLSEGDITQEEHDAATAEDLTLDEGSFSDSIGSYPYFSDYVKQLLLEDFDQDTIMQGGLKVYTTIDPGTQSAAESAVAQRLDEIGNDELQAALVAVDPSTGYIKAMVGGKSYAESQFNLATQAYRQPGSSFKLFTLVAALQEGMSPGVSINCNSPMQFSPTWKVQNFGNSSYGNISLANAFAVSSNTGFVQVIQAIGADKVVSMAHTLGVDVDIPAYDSITLGTEGVPVVQMAESYATIASGGVHRDAIAITKIEDRNGNTVYEHADSPTQAVSSAVASAALDVMEGVCRGSGTANSLQSLVSVDQPLAGKTGTSENYRDLWFCGVTPQLSVAVWCGYSEESPVHVYGSNGHPYNTSVPIFAYFINQALAGTPRGEFPTTDESPQYRSNGSWKFKGGTASDSKTKTRSTSDDANETTTEVTTTTTTETTAPTETTDNGGGGNSNDNGGNNGGGNDNGGEQPEPPADNGGGGAENGGANP, from the coding sequence ATGGGCATTCGCACCCGCAGGGCTCACCTACATTCCCGCACCCATGTCTTCGGGTTCGGCGTCGCCGGCTTCTTCGGCTTTCTGGCGCTTCTTGTCACGGCCCTCTCGATATCGCTCGGCGCGCTCGTCACCCAGTGGCTGCAGGACCTGCCCGACTACTCCTCCGCAGACGCCTACCTGGTGGCAGAGCCCACGACGGTCTACGCATCCGACGGCTCGGTCATAGCGGAGTACTACCTGCAGAACCGCAGGAGCGTGGAGCTCGACGCCATCTCGCCCTACGTGCGCCAGGCCACCGTGGACATCGAGGACAGGCGCTTCTACCAGCACAACGGCGTCGACCCGCAGGGCATCGTGCGTGCCGTCTTCGTGCAGCTCGCCGGTGGCTCCGAGGGCGCCTCAACCATCACCCAGCAGCTCGTGAGGAACACCGTCCTCTCCGACGAGCAGTTCGAGCAGAGCCTCAAGCGCAAGGTGCGCGAGGCCTACATCGCCATCCAGATGGAGAAGATGTACACCAAGGACCAGATCCTCAACATGTACCTCAACACCATCTACTACGGTCACGGCGCCTATGGCATCGAGGCCGCCTCGATGACCTACTTCAACAAGCATGCGAGCGACCTCACGCTGGCCGAGGCTGCGACGCTCTCGGGCCTGCCGCAGTCCCCCTCCGCCTACGACCCGTTCTCCAACCCCGGCGCTGCCACCACCCGCCGCAACCTCGTCCTGGACTGGATGCTCTCCGAGGGCGACATCACCCAGGAGGAGCACGACGCCGCCACGGCCGAGGACCTGACGCTCGACGAGGGTTCCTTCTCGGACAGCATCGGCAGCTACCCCTACTTCTCCGACTACGTGAAGCAGCTCCTCCTCGAGGACTTCGACCAGGACACCATCATGCAGGGCGGCCTGAAGGTCTACACCACCATCGACCCCGGCACCCAGTCCGCGGCGGAGAGCGCGGTGGCCCAGCGCCTCGACGAGATCGGCAACGACGAGCTCCAGGCGGCGCTCGTCGCCGTGGACCCCTCGACGGGCTACATCAAGGCGATGGTCGGCGGCAAGAGCTATGCCGAGAGCCAGTTCAACCTGGCGACCCAGGCCTACCGCCAGCCGGGCTCGAGTTTCAAGCTCTTCACCCTCGTCGCGGCGCTCCAGGAGGGGATGAGCCCCGGCGTCTCCATCAACTGCAACTCGCCCATGCAGTTCTCGCCCACCTGGAAGGTCCAAAACTTCGGCAACTCGAGCTACGGCAACATCAGCCTGGCAAACGCGTTCGCCGTCTCCTCGAACACGGGCTTCGTCCAGGTCATCCAGGCCATAGGTGCCGACAAGGTCGTCAGCATGGCCCACACGCTGGGCGTGGACGTGGACATCCCCGCCTATGACTCGATCACGCTGGGCACCGAGGGCGTCCCCGTGGTCCAGATGGCCGAGTCGTACGCGACGATCGCCTCCGGTGGCGTGCACCGCGACGCCATCGCCATCACCAAGATCGAGGATCGCAACGGCAACACCGTCTACGAGCACGCGGACTCCCCCACCCAGGCCGTCTCCTCCGCCGTGGCCTCCGCCGCCCTCGACGTGATGGAGGGCGTCTGCAGGGGATCGGGCACCGCGAACTCGCTCCAGTCGCTCGTGAGCGTCGACCAGCCCCTCGCAGGCAAGACCGGCACCTCTGAGAACTACCGTGACCTCTGGTTCTGCGGCGTGACTCCGCAGCTTTCCGTCGCCGTCTGGTGCGGCTACAGCGAGGAGAGCCCCGTCCACGTCTACGGGTCGAACGGTCACCCCTACAACACGTCGGTCCCCATCTTCGCCTACTTCATCAACCAGGCGCTTGCCGGCACACCGCGCGGCGAGTTCCCGACCACGGACGAGTCGCCCCAGTACCGGTCGAACGGCAGCTGGAAGTTCAAGGGCGGCACCGCCTCCGACTCCAAGACGAAGACCAGGAGCACCTCCGACGACGCAAACGAGACCACCACGGAGGTCACGACGACCACCACGACCGAGACGACCGCGCCCACCGAGACGACGGACAACGGCGGCGGCGGCAACAGCAACGACAACGGCGGGAACAACGGCGGCGGCAACGACAACGGCGGGGAGCAGCCCGAGCCGCCCGCGGACAACGGAGGCGGCGGTGCCGAGAACGGTGGAGCGAACCCCTAG
- a CDS encoding acyltransferase family protein has product MHGRNNNLNLIRFIAALGVIWSHSYSLTGGANGSASFLDRLTSGRLSIGGMAVGVFFLYGGILISKSCERHASATKFFAARIKRIFPQLAFVVLLCALVFGPLLSSSDVASYFQNAQTYRYLLNALLVPVHSLPDVFETNPYPAVVNGALWTLPVEFACYVLCYLTFRMTSFRKGSATALICAALAAGIIFLSLSQLMALSVVRAILEFFVGMLVWVWRDEIVVSPPMGLAAIAATCLLCTLGLDLPAMLLTFPYALIWLGWGTRHKAQNFAHDIDLSYGTYLWGFPVQQTLVFLWPIPMGWLLNTVLASAIAVPMGLANHLLVDKWLMGLAGSFVDKRRR; this is encoded by the coding sequence ATGCATGGGCGCAACAACAACCTCAACCTTATCCGCTTCATTGCGGCACTAGGCGTCATCTGGTCTCACTCATACTCCCTGACGGGCGGAGCCAATGGCAGCGCATCTTTCCTTGACCGGCTGACCTCAGGAAGGCTCAGCATCGGTGGCATGGCCGTTGGCGTGTTTTTCCTCTATGGGGGCATTCTCATCTCCAAGAGCTGTGAGCGCCATGCTAGTGCCACGAAATTCTTCGCTGCTCGCATCAAAAGAATTTTTCCGCAGCTCGCTTTCGTCGTTCTGCTGTGCGCGCTTGTCTTCGGCCCCCTGCTGTCATCAAGCGATGTTGCCTCGTATTTCCAGAACGCCCAAACCTATCGCTATCTCCTCAACGCACTGCTCGTACCCGTCCACAGCCTGCCGGACGTGTTCGAGACAAACCCCTATCCCGCCGTCGTGAACGGTGCGTTGTGGACCCTGCCGGTTGAATTTGCCTGTTATGTGCTGTGCTATCTCACCTTCCGTATGACGTCCTTCAGGAAAGGGAGCGCAACCGCTCTCATTTGTGCCGCACTCGCTGCGGGAATCATCTTCCTCAGCCTGTCTCAGCTTATGGCGCTCAGCGTCGTCCGGGCCATTCTGGAGTTCTTCGTCGGCATGCTCGTCTGGGTATGGAGAGACGAGATCGTCGTCTCGCCCCCCATGGGGCTTGCGGCAATAGCCGCAACATGCCTCCTCTGCACATTGGGCCTAGACTTGCCGGCCATGCTCCTGACCTTCCCCTATGCCCTCATCTGGCTAGGATGGGGAACGAGGCACAAGGCGCAAAACTTCGCCCATGACATAGACCTGTCCTATGGAACTTACCTATGGGGCTTCCCGGTTCAGCAGACCCTCGTTTTCCTTTGGCCCATTCCGATGGGATGGTTGCTTAACACCGTCCTCGCATCCGCCATCGCCGTGCCGATGGGGCTTGCGAATCACCTCCTTGTAGATAAATGGCTGATGGGGCTTGCAGGAAGCTTCGTCGACAAGCGGAGGCGCTAG
- a CDS encoding glycosyltransferase family 2 protein, with the protein MYTPPDHCFAICAYGASPYLDECVQSLRQQTVATRVILVTSTPNPTIERACQQIGCEMLVNDGPGGIAGDWNFAVRMASSPLVTIAHQDDIYLPDYAESMLHMLGSSRNPLLYFTSYGELREGKRVFDNRNLRIKRLMLKALEKPRNATRRSVRRRILSLGCPICCPSVTLITSAFEQPLFAKDFNSDLDWQAWEKLSAADGSFVYNPRPLMLHRIHEGSETSRLIHDNSRSREDLAMFNKFWPSGVAALINHLYELGQSSNDH; encoded by the coding sequence ATGTACACTCCCCCAGATCACTGCTTTGCAATCTGCGCCTACGGGGCTAGCCCCTACCTGGATGAATGCGTGCAGTCGCTTAGGCAGCAGACCGTTGCGACAAGGGTCATCCTCGTCACCTCGACCCCCAACCCCACCATAGAGCGTGCCTGCCAGCAGATAGGTTGCGAGATGCTCGTCAACGACGGTCCCGGAGGCATCGCCGGAGACTGGAACTTCGCCGTCAGAATGGCGAGCAGTCCCCTGGTCACCATTGCCCACCAGGATGACATATACCTTCCCGACTACGCCGAGAGCATGCTCCACATGCTGGGCTCCTCCCGGAACCCCCTGCTATACTTCACCAGCTATGGAGAGCTGAGGGAGGGCAAGCGCGTCTTCGACAACAGGAACCTACGCATCAAGCGACTCATGCTCAAGGCGCTGGAAAAACCTCGTAACGCCACGCGACGGTCGGTACGACGGCGCATCCTCTCCCTTGGATGTCCCATCTGCTGCCCCTCGGTAACGCTCATAACCTCGGCTTTCGAACAGCCTCTGTTCGCCAAGGACTTCAACTCTGACCTTGATTGGCAGGCATGGGAGAAGCTCTCGGCAGCCGATGGCAGCTTCGTGTACAACCCAAGGCCTCTCATGCTTCACCGCATCCATGAAGGGTCCGAGACCAGCCGTCTCATCCACGACAACAGCCGCAGCCGGGAGGACCTTGCCATGTTCAATAAGTTCTGGCCCTCTGGCGTCGCGGCCCTTATCAACCACTTGTATGAGCTTGGACAGTCCAGCAACGACCACTAG
- a CDS encoding LicD family protein, with amino-acid sequence MISLEYRQYEDPAVLRKLQLVSTRILGEFDRVCAKLDIPYFAYGGTAIGAVRHDGFIPWDDDVDVAMLRSDYERFLREAPEALASEYEIVDWHTDPFFPACNANLALKGTYCVPDEFMCCRFQYPIGIGIYALDQVPADEGDYRRQVRRTWLWGRLSFLRATSSPHVNLGGVRRLLVLVACKLAHWGMRVVRLSPAFIHQRWERAARMAQGEPANEGTLYADYADRTPLTWAVTRSDVFPLQEHAFEDLTIKLPHENDKLLRRGYGDYMSLPPENDRKNHHPGRLDFGDFA; translated from the coding sequence GTGATTTCATTGGAGTACAGGCAGTACGAGGATCCGGCGGTCTTGCGCAAGCTTCAGCTTGTTTCGACGAGAATCCTGGGGGAGTTCGATAGGGTCTGTGCCAAGCTGGACATTCCCTACTTCGCGTATGGTGGTACGGCCATCGGAGCCGTGCGTCACGACGGCTTCATTCCCTGGGATGATGACGTCGACGTTGCGATGTTGCGCAGCGACTACGAGCGCTTCCTCAGGGAGGCCCCAGAGGCGCTCGCATCAGAGTACGAGATCGTCGATTGGCATACGGATCCGTTTTTTCCTGCCTGCAACGCGAACTTGGCCCTTAAGGGGACGTATTGTGTTCCAGACGAGTTCATGTGCTGTCGCTTCCAGTATCCCATTGGGATAGGCATATACGCCCTCGACCAGGTTCCTGCGGACGAGGGGGACTACCGCAGGCAGGTTCGGCGCACCTGGTTATGGGGGCGCCTGTCCTTCCTGAGGGCGACCTCAAGCCCGCATGTCAACCTCGGAGGAGTTCGCCGCCTCCTTGTCCTGGTTGCCTGCAAGCTTGCTCATTGGGGCATGCGTGTCGTTCGCCTCTCGCCGGCGTTCATTCATCAAAGGTGGGAGCGTGCTGCGCGTATGGCCCAGGGCGAGCCAGCCAATGAAGGCACGCTGTATGCTGACTATGCCGACAGGACGCCCTTGACCTGGGCGGTGACCAGATCTGACGTGTTCCCCTTGCAAGAGCATGCGTTCGAAGACCTGACCATTAAGCTCCCCCACGAGAATGACAAGCTGCTGAGACGAGGCTATGGTGACTACATGTCTCTGCCTCCCGAGAACGATCGCAAGAACCACCATCCTGGTAGGCTCGACTTCGGGGACTTTGCATGA
- a CDS encoding lipopolysaccharide biosynthesis protein — protein sequence MSEGMTEGLATKASDSTRCSEQMAKDYLWNTLGSLVNAGASVLMLLVVTRFLGAYAGGLFSIAFAIAQQFQVVGHFEMRAYQATDARERFSFGIYFASRILTCSLMVLLVVIYSIFVAERREAPVLLLIASLRLFDAFEDVFHGMFQQHGRLDVAGKAFFCRGLMTIVTFSLGVILTRDIVSACVISFVASLVTVILMDILPARSFVSLIPTFELKPIVRLLLACMPLFVGSFLLTYLSNAPKYGIEGLMTKDYQTYYSIIFMPSLVINLLSGFVFKPLLTDLAMHWTKGDVKAFFSIIVRGFMVICAATLLAMLVAYPIGTEILSAIYGIDVTPLRPELMILLIGGLLNAVSVILFYAVVTMRMQRFVIVAYGAAALFSFFATTPFIAAAGLMGACMLYDTSMLILSLIFLAALVYRAKRCAPSAAMAPPESPGLE from the coding sequence ATGAGCGAGGGCATGACCGAGGGTCTTGCGACGAAGGCGTCAGACTCCACTCGATGCTCGGAGCAAATGGCCAAGGACTATCTATGGAATACCCTGGGGTCTTTGGTGAATGCGGGTGCAAGCGTTCTCATGTTGCTTGTCGTCACGCGTTTCCTGGGGGCGTACGCGGGTGGACTTTTCTCGATAGCCTTTGCGATAGCTCAGCAGTTTCAGGTGGTGGGGCATTTCGAGATGAGGGCCTACCAGGCAACTGATGCCAGAGAGAGGTTTTCGTTCGGCATTTACTTCGCGTCGCGAATCCTCACATGCTCTCTGATGGTTCTGCTCGTCGTTATCTATTCTATCTTTGTGGCGGAGCGACGCGAGGCCCCCGTGCTTCTCCTCATCGCCTCCCTCAGGTTGTTCGATGCCTTCGAGGATGTGTTCCATGGGATGTTTCAACAGCATGGCAGACTTGACGTGGCAGGCAAGGCGTTCTTCTGTAGGGGCTTGATGACGATTGTTACATTTTCCCTAGGAGTCATCCTGACGCGTGACATCGTCTCCGCTTGTGTCATATCCTTTGTCGCCTCGTTGGTGACGGTCATCTTGATGGACATCCTACCTGCCCGTTCGTTCGTTTCGCTCATCCCCACGTTCGAGCTGAAGCCCATCGTTCGCCTGCTTCTGGCCTGCATGCCGCTTTTTGTGGGCTCCTTTCTCCTGACTTACCTGAGCAACGCTCCAAAGTATGGGATAGAAGGCCTGATGACTAAGGACTACCAGACCTATTACTCGATCATCTTCATGCCCTCCCTGGTCATCAACCTGTTGAGCGGGTTCGTGTTCAAGCCGCTGCTGACCGATCTGGCGATGCATTGGACGAAAGGTGACGTGAAGGCTTTCTTCTCGATCATCGTGAGGGGTTTCATGGTTATTTGCGCTGCCACGTTGCTTGCCATGCTGGTTGCCTATCCGATAGGGACGGAGATCCTCTCTGCAATCTACGGAATTGACGTGACGCCTCTGCGCCCCGAGCTCATGATCCTTTTGATAGGGGGCCTTCTCAACGCGGTGAGCGTCATCCTATTCTATGCAGTGGTGACCATGCGCATGCAACGCTTTGTTATCGTGGCGTATGGCGCGGCGGCCCTTTTTTCATTCTTTGCGACCACCCCGTTTATTGCGGCTGCCGGACTGATGGGGGCTTGTATGCTCTATGATACGTCGATGCTCATTCTCTCGCTCATCTTCCTGGCGGCGTTGGTGTATCGGGCTAAGAGATGCGCCCCTTCGGCAGCCATGGCCCCTCCTGAGTCCCCTGGACTTGAGTGA
- a CDS encoding DUF6541 family protein codes for MWPVFFLSFALAGAFLYVPGFFFFRGLGFGTAPSLCLSPAASLLIYCLLGVAYERLGVWASWRTMVPVTLALCLMLGIVAVFVRHRLLGNGVGAGVRGTEGADESRGEGVACLTIPALVPFFLMALAVGMYVFVLPLDGPDSFAQNWDNAFHLNAIAQFLRTGNYSAFSMGAWQPGEVAPVADVIGYYPASWSILVALVDSVTSTSLPCAVNAANFALLSLVFPSSMCFLTYVLFGGSRTLCRAAAVVTPLFVAFPWMFVEYGSLNPNLAGMSLSPLVVGSFILLGRRLLGGSPWLASALCFVVTLVSGAAAHPSAVFSSAVVLAPFCVWLSVQVAKKAWSGSPKLSLRLHLVAISVSCVLVALWVGFACLPPLHNVVTNAWNYCVGPSQAVTNLITLSFVRDYGQPLLSLLVFVGIVTLIRENRATWIVASCALASFIFLVDLVLSSDFGKYNLKAIAAGFWYQDPYRTAATVVLAVIPLASAGLARVMVFVQHRAGIAQVDWRGSTRALSFSRRYAPTLVTGLVVLAILWPSFRLPGVTDVTTGFGGFRGDMARSFDVSSNVLDDEEKCFLERVKNVVPGDALIVNMPDDGSVFANGLFGLNTYYRVFGVQWKTDETTESKVVRERASHLADDPEVRSAFSSIGAKYLLILDSTDEESDTRQFLVSFQPELWQGIADVHEDTPGLSLMLSEGDMRLYRVLD; via the coding sequence ATGTGGCCTGTATTTTTTCTGAGTTTTGCGCTGGCTGGGGCTTTTCTATATGTTCCCGGGTTCTTCTTCTTTAGAGGGCTGGGATTCGGTACGGCTCCCTCCCTCTGCCTGTCACCCGCCGCATCTCTTCTCATATATTGTCTCCTGGGAGTTGCCTACGAACGCCTGGGAGTTTGGGCCAGTTGGCGCACCATGGTTCCGGTGACCCTAGCCCTATGCCTCATGCTTGGTATCGTGGCTGTCTTCGTTAGGCATCGCCTGTTGGGCAATGGTGTTGGGGCGGGAGTCCGTGGCACTGAGGGGGCCGACGAGAGCCGGGGTGAAGGGGTCGCGTGCCTTACTATCCCGGCGCTCGTTCCCTTCTTTCTGATGGCGCTCGCCGTCGGCATGTATGTCTTTGTGCTTCCTTTGGATGGCCCCGACTCCTTTGCCCAGAATTGGGACAACGCCTTCCACCTCAATGCGATCGCCCAGTTCCTGCGTACGGGAAACTACTCCGCGTTTTCGATGGGGGCCTGGCAGCCGGGCGAGGTTGCTCCAGTTGCAGATGTTATTGGCTACTATCCGGCAAGTTGGTCGATTCTCGTTGCCCTAGTTGATTCGGTCACGAGCACCTCGCTTCCCTGTGCGGTGAATGCTGCTAACTTTGCCCTTTTGTCCTTAGTATTTCCCAGCTCGATGTGTTTTTTGACGTACGTCTTGTTTGGTGGGAGCCGAACTCTCTGTCGTGCTGCCGCCGTCGTAACTCCGCTCTTCGTCGCGTTTCCCTGGATGTTCGTGGAGTATGGATCTCTCAACCCCAACCTTGCTGGAATGTCTCTGTCCCCTCTGGTTGTCGGATCCTTCATCCTGCTTGGACGCCGGCTGCTTGGGGGGAGTCCTTGGCTTGCAAGCGCTCTTTGCTTTGTGGTCACGTTGGTCTCGGGTGCGGCGGCACATCCCAGCGCAGTCTTCAGCTCGGCAGTCGTTCTTGCACCTTTCTGCGTCTGGCTGTCGGTTCAGGTTGCAAAGAAGGCATGGTCTGGCTCTCCTAAGCTTTCCCTGCGTCTGCACCTGGTGGCAATCTCGGTCTCGTGCGTTCTCGTCGCGCTTTGGGTGGGTTTCGCCTGTTTGCCTCCCCTGCATAACGTAGTGACGAACGCCTGGAACTATTGCGTCGGACCCTCTCAGGCAGTAACGAACCTGATTACCCTAAGCTTCGTGAGGGATTATGGGCAACCTCTCCTGAGTCTTCTTGTGTTTGTGGGTATTGTTACCCTCATCAGGGAGAACCGTGCGACCTGGATCGTTGCCTCGTGTGCTCTGGCGTCGTTCATCTTTCTGGTGGACCTCGTCCTCTCCTCGGATTTCGGTAAGTACAACCTCAAGGCCATAGCTGCGGGCTTTTGGTACCAAGATCCCTATCGCACGGCCGCGACCGTGGTCTTGGCCGTGATTCCCCTGGCGTCCGCAGGACTGGCCCGCGTGATGGTTTTTGTCCAGCATCGTGCTGGTATCGCACAGGTTGATTGGCGGGGAAGCACGCGCGCCTTGTCATTCTCAAGGCGCTACGCCCCGACCCTTGTCACGGGCCTTGTCGTTCTGGCGATTCTATGGCCGTCGTTTCGACTTCCAGGCGTGACGGATGTCACTACGGGCTTTGGTGGGTTCAGAGGCGACATGGCTCGTAGCTTTGATGTGTCGAGCAACGTTCTTGATGACGAGGAGAAGTGCTTTCTAGAGCGCGTTAAGAACGTTGTTCCGGGGGATGCGCTCATCGTCAACATGCCAGACGATGGCTCCGTATTCGCGAATGGGCTCTTTGGGCTGAATACCTACTACCGTGTTTTTGGCGTCCAGTGGAAAACCGATGAAACGACTGAGAGCAAAGTCGTGCGCGAGCGTGCGTCACATCTTGCCGACGACCCTGAGGTTCGTAGCGCATTCTCGTCTATCGGTGCAAAGTACCTGCTGATCCTTGATTCAACGGATGAGGAGAGCGACACAAGGCAATTCCTAGTCAGCTTCCAACCTGAGTTGTGGCAGGGCATCGCTGACGTGCACGAGGACACTCCCGGGTTGAGCCTTATGCTTTCCGAGGGGGACATGAGGCTATATCGCGTGTTGGATTAG
- a CDS encoding acyltransferase, translated as MKSQKETGDPQSLRSKEALGGRARAYEFDAIRFVATLFVVAVHSLVVIGPQAGGAAQWYRLSAQTLFFTGNALFFLMSGHFNLRPPREGDSIWKFYSSKLRNIVLPTLLVFLGRSLLDWHAGDGSTSFVRLFAHNLLSAQGYASIEYWFIYALFGYLLVSPFVRRIFPGLSPTERRTFLALGLAYQTYATIFANLGREVVFSLPISGFFFVYCLGSFIDEGLATDVPRLWLAPLTVICLALSVLLIHQGYGQHAQDTSPLFIIATLGLYADLIRIFRNKRTNAFVSLVARHSFSVYLVHMIVLVPLSQLPELQGLTGLWAIAGSMFLTLAVFGISLGLAITLDMTLMKAAKAAYDFAFARR; from the coding sequence GTGAAATCACAGAAGGAAACGGGAGACCCACAGTCCCTACGTAGCAAAGAAGCCCTAGGAGGCAGGGCGAGGGCATACGAGTTCGATGCCATACGATTCGTTGCAACGCTGTTCGTAGTTGCCGTGCACTCCCTCGTCGTCATTGGACCGCAGGCAGGAGGGGCGGCCCAATGGTACCGCCTGAGCGCGCAGACCCTCTTTTTCACTGGGAATGCGCTGTTCTTCCTCATGTCCGGTCACTTCAACCTGCGTCCTCCCCGGGAGGGGGACTCGATCTGGAAGTTCTATAGCTCCAAGCTGCGCAACATCGTACTCCCCACTCTGCTTGTTTTTTTGGGCAGGTCCCTTCTTGACTGGCACGCTGGCGACGGCTCTACTTCCTTTGTTCGACTCTTCGCACACAACCTGCTCTCAGCCCAGGGATACGCCAGCATCGAATACTGGTTTATCTATGCGTTATTCGGATACCTCCTCGTCTCCCCCTTCGTTCGTCGGATCTTTCCGGGGCTTTCCCCTACGGAGCGCAGAACATTTCTTGCCCTAGGGCTTGCCTACCAGACCTACGCGACCATCTTCGCCAACCTCGGACGCGAGGTGGTCTTCTCTTTGCCCATCAGCGGGTTCTTCTTCGTATACTGTCTCGGGTCATTTATCGACGAAGGGCTGGCAACGGATGTCCCCCGTCTCTGGCTCGCACCCCTCACGGTGATCTGTCTCGCACTTTCGGTACTTCTTATCCATCAAGGGTACGGGCAACATGCACAGGATACGTCACCCCTCTTTATTATTGCTACCCTAGGACTCTATGCCGACCTCATCAGGATATTTCGTAATAAGAGAACCAACGCCTTTGTGAGCCTGGTGGCCAGGCACTCCTTTTCCGTATATCTCGTTCACATGATCGTCCTCGTTCCCTTGTCGCAGCTTCCAGAGCTTCAAGGACTTACAGGTCTTTGGGCGATAGCGGGATCTATGTTCCTAACGCTTGCTGTTTTCGGGATCTCGCTCGGCCTGGCCATCACCCTTGACATGACGCTCATGAAAGCAGCGAAGGCAGCGTACGATTTCGCCTTTGCACGACGCTAG
- a CDS encoding glycosyltransferase, translating into MDKALVSILVPIFNVEKYLDRCLSSLRDQSYRNIEVLCINDGSTDGSRTIIDSYTSSDSRFKLIDKPNSGYGDSMNKGLEAAQGKYISILESDDFLDSDAIEHMVGEAESDQLEVLKCNFWLYWSEERPERSYRNDVYFALATPEMVNLGVHAPRNYPDIFWKKPSIWSALYLKSFLDENNVRFLSTPGASYQDSSFTFKAFSCAERVRYSGRAFLHYRQDNEQSSVNSQGKVYCVCDEHAEIQRFLDEERPEFRQELDPVRAYVKFLNYAWNYERLAVEFKQEFLDRFSLEMRGEVDRGSIPAGVLDGSYAKDGELWRCQYFDPVQVASLRQVLYKKELYAALCSSRASSSKLRTLRNFWAAGGIATVVELAKLKLRKG; encoded by the coding sequence ATGGACAAAGCGCTTGTCAGCATCCTGGTTCCCATCTTCAATGTCGAAAAATACCTCGATCGGTGCCTAAGTTCCCTGAGGGACCAGAGCTATCGCAACATAGAGGTGCTTTGTATAAATGATGGCTCTACAGACGGCTCACGTACCATCATTGACTCTTATACGAGTTCCGATTCGCGCTTCAAGCTAATCGACAAGCCAAACAGTGGTTACGGCGATTCAATGAACAAGGGACTTGAGGCCGCACAGGGCAAATACATTTCCATCCTTGAGTCAGATGACTTTCTCGACTCCGATGCTATCGAGCATATGGTGGGCGAGGCTGAGTCAGACCAGCTTGAGGTGCTCAAATGCAACTTCTGGCTGTACTGGTCCGAAGAAAGGCCAGAGCGCTCATACCGAAACGATGTCTACTTTGCTTTGGCCACTCCGGAGATGGTGAACCTTGGCGTGCATGCACCAAGGAACTATCCGGACATCTTCTGGAAGAAGCCGTCAATTTGGTCCGCACTCTACCTCAAGAGCTTCTTGGACGAGAACAACGTCCGCTTCCTCTCCACTCCCGGCGCCTCATACCAGGATTCGAGCTTCACTTTCAAGGCCTTCTCGTGTGCTGAAAGGGTACGATATTCCGGAAGAGCGTTCCTGCATTACCGTCAGGACAACGAGCAGTCATCCGTTAACTCTCAAGGCAAGGTGTACTGCGTTTGTGACGAGCATGCGGAGATACAGCGTTTCCTGGATGAAGAGAGGCCCGAGTTTCGCCAAGAGCTCGATCCAGTGCGTGCGTACGTGAAGTTCTTGAACTATGCATGGAACTATGAGCGTCTGGCGGTTGAGTTCAAGCAGGAGTTTCTGGATAGGTTCTCGCTTGAGATGCGTGGCGAGGTCGACAGGGGGAGTATCCCGGCAGGCGTCCTGGACGGGAGCTATGCAAAAGATGGTGAGCTTTGGCGATGCCAATACTTCGACCCGGTTCAGGTGGCCAGTCTGAGGCAGGTCCTGTACAAGAAAGAACTCTACGCTGCCCTGTGCTCCTCCAGGGCAAGCTCCAGCAAGTTGCGGACTCTGAGGAACTTTTGGGCTGCCGGAGGTATTGCTACTGTTGTCGAACTTGCCAAGCTTAAGCTTCGAAAGGGTTAG